In one window of Pseudomonas chlororaphis subsp. chlororaphis DNA:
- the gcvP gene encoding aminomethyl-transferring glycine dehydrogenase — protein sequence MTQVNLSTANEFIARHIGPRQGDEQAMLNSLGFDSLEALSASVIPDSIKGTSVLDLPAGQSEADALASIKAIAAKNQLFKTYIGQGYYNCHTPSPILRNLLENPAWYTAYTPYQPEISQGRLEALLNFQTLISDLTGLPIANASLLDEATAAAEAMTFCKRLSKNKGSHAFFASSHCHPQTLDVLRTRAEPLGIDVVVGDERKLTDVSPFFGALLQYPASNGDLFDYRELTERFHAANALVAVAADLLALTVLTPPGEFGADVAIGSAQRFGVPLGFGGPHAAYFSTKDAFKRDMPGRLVGVSVDRFGKPALRLAMQTREQHIRREKATSNICTAQVLLANIASMYAVYHGPQGLSRIARRIHQLTAILAQGLSKLGIKVEQENFFDTLTLHTGARTAALHDKARAQRINLRVIDVERLGLSLDETTGQADVEALWSLLADGQALPDFAALASTVQSRIPAALVRQSAILSHPVFNRYHSETELMRYLRKLADKDLALDRTMIPLGSCTMKLNAASEMIPITWAEFGALHPFAPAEQSAGYQQLTSELEAMLCAATGYDAVSLQPNAGSQGEYAGLLAIRAYHQSRGDDRRDICLIPSSAHGTNPATANMAGMRVVVTACDARGNVDIEDLRAKAIEHREHLAALMITYPSTHGVFEEGIREICGIIHDNGGQVYIDGANMNAMVGLCAPGKFGGDVSHLNLHKTFCIPHGGGGPGVGPIGVKSHLAPFLPGHAAMERKEGAVCAAPFGSASILPITWMYIRMMGGEGLKRASQLAILNANYISRRLEEHYPVLYTGSNGLVAHECILDLRPLKDSSGISVDDVAKRLIDFGFHAPTMSFPVAGTLMIEPTESESREELDRFCDAMIRIREEIRAVENGSLDKDDNPLKNAPHTAAEIVGEWSHPYSREQAVYPVASLIEGKYWPPVGRVDNVFGDRNLVCACPSIESYQDA from the coding sequence ATGACTCAAGTCAACCTGAGCACCGCCAACGAATTCATCGCGCGCCACATCGGCCCGCGCCAAGGCGACGAGCAAGCCATGCTCAACAGCCTGGGCTTCGACTCCCTGGAAGCCCTGAGCGCCAGCGTGATCCCCGACAGCATCAAGGGCACCAGCGTCCTCGACCTGCCCGCTGGTCAGAGCGAAGCCGACGCACTGGCCTCGATCAAGGCCATCGCCGCCAAGAACCAGCTGTTCAAGACCTACATCGGCCAGGGCTACTACAACTGCCACACGCCGTCGCCGATCCTGCGCAACCTCCTGGAAAACCCGGCCTGGTACACCGCCTACACCCCGTACCAGCCGGAAATTTCCCAGGGCCGCCTGGAAGCGCTGCTGAACTTCCAGACCCTGATCAGCGACCTCACCGGTCTGCCGATCGCCAACGCCTCCCTGCTCGACGAAGCCACCGCCGCCGCCGAAGCCATGACCTTCTGCAAGCGCCTGAGCAAGAACAAGGGCAGCCACGCCTTCTTCGCCTCCAGCCATTGCCACCCGCAGACCCTCGACGTGCTACGCACCCGTGCCGAGCCGCTGGGCATCGACGTGGTGGTCGGCGACGAGCGCAAGCTGACCGACGTCAGCCCGTTCTTCGGCGCCCTGCTGCAATACCCGGCGAGCAACGGCGACCTGTTCGACTACCGCGAACTGACCGAACGCTTCCACGCCGCCAATGCCCTGGTGGCGGTCGCCGCCGACCTGCTGGCGCTGACCGTGCTGACCCCACCGGGTGAATTCGGCGCCGACGTGGCCATCGGCAGCGCCCAGCGCTTCGGTGTGCCGCTGGGCTTCGGTGGCCCGCATGCGGCCTACTTCTCCACCAAGGACGCGTTCAAGCGCGACATGCCGGGCCGTCTGGTCGGGGTGTCCGTGGACCGTTTCGGCAAGCCGGCGCTGCGCCTGGCCATGCAGACCCGCGAGCAACATATCCGTCGCGAGAAAGCCACCAGCAACATCTGCACCGCCCAGGTGCTGCTGGCCAACATCGCCAGCATGTACGCCGTGTACCACGGCCCCCAAGGCCTGAGCCGGATTGCCCGGCGCATCCACCAGCTGACCGCGATCCTGGCCCAGGGCCTGAGCAAGCTGGGGATCAAGGTCGAGCAGGAAAACTTCTTCGATACCCTGACCCTGCACACCGGCGCACGCACCGCGGCGCTGCACGACAAGGCCCGCGCCCAGCGCATCAACCTGCGGGTGATCGACGTCGAGCGCCTGGGTCTGTCGCTGGACGAAACCACTGGCCAGGCCGATGTAGAGGCCCTGTGGAGCCTGCTGGCCGACGGTCAGGCGCTGCCGGACTTCGCCGCGCTGGCCAGCACGGTACAGAGCCGTATCCCGGCGGCGCTGGTGCGTCAGTCGGCGATCCTCAGCCATCCGGTGTTCAACCGCTATCACTCGGAAACCGAGCTGATGCGCTACCTGCGCAAGCTGGCCGACAAGGACCTGGCCCTGGACCGCACCATGATCCCGCTGGGCTCGTGCACCATGAAGCTCAACGCCGCCAGCGAAATGATCCCGATCACCTGGGCCGAATTCGGCGCCCTGCACCCGTTCGCCCCGGCCGAGCAAAGCGCCGGCTACCAGCAACTGACCAGCGAACTGGAAGCCATGCTCTGCGCCGCCACCGGCTACGACGCGGTGTCCCTGCAGCCGAACGCCGGCTCCCAGGGCGAATACGCGGGCCTGCTGGCCATTCGTGCCTATCACCAGAGCCGTGGCGACGACCGTCGCGACATCTGCCTGATCCCTTCGTCCGCCCACGGTACCAACCCGGCCACCGCCAACATGGCCGGCATGCGCGTGGTGGTCACCGCCTGCGACGCCCGTGGCAACGTCGATATCGAAGACCTGCGGGCCAAGGCCATCGAGCACCGCGAGCACCTCGCCGCGCTGATGATCACCTACCCGTCGACCCACGGCGTGTTCGAGGAAGGCATCCGCGAAATCTGCGGCATCATTCATGACAACGGCGGCCAGGTGTACATCGACGGCGCCAACATGAACGCCATGGTCGGCCTCTGCGCCCCGGGCAAGTTCGGCGGCGACGTGTCGCACCTGAACCTGCACAAGACCTTCTGCATTCCCCACGGCGGTGGCGGCCCGGGCGTCGGCCCGATCGGCGTCAAGTCGCACCTGGCGCCGTTCCTGCCGGGCCACGCAGCCATGGAACGCAAGGAAGGCGCAGTCTGCGCCGCGCCGTTCGGCAGCGCGAGCATCCTGCCGATCACCTGGATGTACATCCGCATGATGGGCGGCGAAGGCCTCAAGCGTGCCTCGCAGCTGGCGATCCTCAATGCCAACTACATCTCCCGTCGCCTGGAAGAACACTACCCAGTGCTCTACACCGGCAGCAACGGCCTGGTGGCCCACGAGTGCATCCTCGACCTGCGCCCGCTCAAGGACAGCAGCGGCATCAGCGTCGACGACGTCGCCAAGCGCCTGATCGACTTCGGCTTCCACGCCCCGACCATGTCGTTCCCGGTGGCCGGCACCCTGATGATCGAGCCGACCGAAAGCGAATCCAGGGAAGAACTGGACCGCTTCTGCGACGCCATGATCCGCATCCGCGAAGAAATCCGCGCGGTGGAAAACGGCAGCCTGGACAAGGACGACAACCCGCTGAAAAACGCCCCGCACACCGCGGCGGAAATCGTTGGCGAGTGGTCGCACCCCTACAGCCGTGAACAGGCGGTGTACCCCGTGGCCTCGCTGATCGAAGGCAAGTACTGGCCTCCGGTCGGCCGCGTCGACAACGTGTTCGGCGACCGCAACCTGGTGTGCGCCTGCCCGTCGATCGAAAGCTATCAGGACGCCTAA
- the gcvH gene encoding glycine cleavage system protein GcvH — protein sequence MSELRFTEDHEWLRTEADGSVTVGITAFAQNALGDVVFVQLPELQAYDKGAEAATVESVKAASGVYMPLDGEVVETNPALETSPELVNEDPLGEGWFFRFIPADAAAVGQLLDQDAYDRLIKANADA from the coding sequence ATGAGCGAGTTGCGTTTTACTGAAGATCACGAATGGCTGCGTACCGAAGCCGATGGCAGCGTTACCGTCGGCATCACGGCTTTCGCGCAAAACGCCCTGGGCGATGTGGTGTTCGTGCAATTGCCGGAACTGCAGGCCTACGACAAGGGCGCCGAAGCCGCCACCGTGGAATCGGTAAAAGCCGCCAGCGGCGTATACATGCCTCTGGACGGGGAAGTGGTGGAAACCAACCCGGCCCTGGAAACCAGCCCCGAGTTGGTCAACGAAGACCCGCTGGGCGAAGGCTGGTTCTTCCGCTTCATTCCCGCGGACGCCGCCGCTGTCGGCCAACTGCTGGATCAGGACGCCTATGACCGCCTGATCAAAGCCAACGCCGACGCCTGA